One stretch of Zingiber officinale cultivar Zhangliang chromosome 6B, Zo_v1.1, whole genome shotgun sequence DNA includes these proteins:
- the LOC121991330 gene encoding metal transporter Nramp5-like, with product MGPHKSSIYIIVVSWILGLLRVAINIYFLSTSFVSWLIDSSLPAVANVLISIIVFPLMAVYILAVIYLTFRKETEVTFVDPLNSSHVNIESGGSFQVDGMSRFEVAPVREDHADIPLPD from the exons ATGGGACCTCATAAAAGTTCAATATAT ATCATTGTGGTGTCATGGATTCTTGGTTTGCTTCGGGTAGCAATCAACATCTACTTCTTAAGCACCAGCTTTGTCAGTTGGCTCATTGATAGCAGCCTACCAGCAGTTGCTAACGTTCTCATCAGCATCATTGTTTTCCCTCTCATGGCAGTGTACATTCTTGCTGTGATCTACTTAACCTTCAGGAAGGAGACTGAAGTAACATTCGTCGACCCATTGAATTCTTCACATGTTAACATAGAGAGTGGTGGTTCATTTCAAGTTGATGGAATGAGTAGATTTGAAGTTGCACCCGTCAGAGAGGATCATGCAGATATTCCCCTCCCTGATTAG